The Camelus bactrianus isolate YW-2024 breed Bactrian camel chromosome 32, ASM4877302v1, whole genome shotgun sequence genome includes a region encoding these proteins:
- the SMTN gene encoding smoothelin isoform X8 — protein sequence MELGASKMADETLAGLDEGALRKLLEVTADLAERRRIRSAIRELQRQELEREEEALASKRFRAERQDNKENWLHSQQREAEQQAALARLAGRLESMSDVEELTAMLRGAAEYEERKLIRAAIRRIRAQEIEAATLAGRLCSGRPNSGSREDSKGRAARRLERCEVPKPEEQEQQAEVPVPTPAPSSTSRDVTTVTLLLRAPPGGTPSPPALPESSPTSTSPEPPLEPAKGQCPAAEALGSPEPPPSPPRAASPEPQEPPAIPSTERQVVNKLLPGRTEPPAAQGPARDPSNTKRADLAGPHPCQSSLSVLSPRQPVQNREPTPLARGPSRFQRAGSIRDRVRKFTSDSPMAAGLQEGPARAALGPSTPARLSGPSHISTTPASSSSGPSSRGPSDTSSRFNKEQQGTARPLAQLQSCPQEEGPGRRGLAARPLENRAGGAVARSEEPSAPLPVAVGTAEPGASMKTTFTIEIKDGRGQASTGRVLLPTGNQRAELTLGLRAPPTLLSTSSGGKSTVTHISSPGTLARLGSVTHVTSFSHAAPGSRGGYSVKAAEDAGTPVAHPPAFSTRRRSSAGPARSSSLMEPEPAETPSAAVEVANGAQQTRMDKAPERRSPMSAEELMAIEDEGVLDKMLDQTTDFEERKLIRAALRELRQRKRDGGGSTMMQTKTFSSSSSKKMGSIFDREDEASPRPGSLAALEKRQAEKKKELMKAQSLPKTSASQARKAMIEKLEKEGAAGSPGGPRAAVQRSTSFGVPNANSIKQMLLDWCRAKTRGYEHVDIQNFSSSWSDGMAFCALVHNFFPEAFDYGQLSPQNRRQNFEVAFSSAETHADCPQLLDTEDMVRLREPDWKCVYTYIQEFYRCLVQKGLVKTKKS from the exons ATGGAACTAGGGGCCAGCAAGATGGCAGACGAAACATTAGCTGGGCTGGATGAGGGAGCCCTGCGGAAGCTG TTGGAAGTCACAGCAGATCTGGCAGAGCGACGGCGCATCCGCTCGGCCATCCGGGAGTTGCAGCGGCAGGAGCTGGAGCGCGAGGAGGAGGCCCTGGCATCCAAGCGCTTCCGTGCCGAGCGGCAGGACAACAAGGAGAACTGGCTGCA CTCTCAGCAGCGGGAGGCTGAGCAGCAGGCTGCTCTGGCACGGCTGGCGGGACGGCTGGAGTCCATGAGTGATGTGGAGGAGCTGACCGCGATG CTGCGAGGTGCTGCTGAGTACGAGGAACGCAAGCTCATCCGAGCCGCCATCCGCCGCATCCGGGCCCAGGAGATTGAGG ctGCCACCTTGGCTGGGAGGTTGTGCAGCGGGCGTCCCAACAGTGGCTCAAGAGAGGACAGCAAGGGGCGGGCAGCACGCAGGCTGGAACGGTGTGAG GTGCCGAAGCCAGAGGAACAGGAGCAGCAGGCAGAGGTCCCAGTGccaaccccagcccccagcagcacCAGCCGGGATGTGACCACAGTGACACTCCTGCTGCGGGCCCCACCTGGGGGCACACCCAGCCCACCTGCCTTGCCCGAAAGCTCGCCTACCTCTACCTCTCCCGAGCCTCCACTGGAGCCTGCCAAGGGCCAGTGCCCTGCTGCCGAGGCTCTGGGCAGCCCCGAGCCACCTCCCAGCCCGCCCAGGGCTGCCAGCCCTGAGCCCCAGGAGCCTCCGGCCATCCCCAGCACTGAGAGGCAGGTGGTCAACAAG CTCCTGCCTGGCCGCACAGAGCCCCCAGCTGCCCAAGGCCCCGCCAGAGATCCCTCCAACACGAAGAGAGCAG ACCTGGCTGGACCCCACCCCTGCCAAAGCTCCCTGTCTGTGCTCAGCCCCCGCCAGCCAGTCCAGAACCGAG AGCCCACCCCTCTTGCCAGAGGACCTTCCCGTTTCCAGCGAGCTGGCTCCATACGGGACCGCGTGCGCAAGTTCACATCTGATTCTCCTATGGCTGCTGGGCTCCAGGAAGGACCAGCCCGGGCAGCCCTAGGTCCCTCGACCCCGGCAAGGCTCTCAGGCCCCTCCCACATCAGCaccacccctgcctcctcctccagtggcCCCTCCTCACGGGGGCCCAGTGACACCTCCTCCCGGTTCAACAAGGAGCAGCAAGGAACAGCCCGGCCCCTGGCCCAGCTTCAGAGCTGCCCCCAGGAGGAGGGCCCTGGGAGGCGGGGTTTGGCTGCCAGGCCCCTTGAAAACAGAGCCGGGGGGGCCGTGGCCCGCTCAGAGGAGCCCAGTGCCCCGCTGCCCGTGGCCGTGGGCACTGCTGAGCCAGGGGCCAGTATGAAGACCACATTCACCATTGAGATCAAGGATGGCCGGGGCCAGGCCTCCACGGGCCGGGTGCTGCTGCCCACAGGCAACCAAAGGGCAG AACTGACGCTGGGGCTGCGGGCGCCCCCCACCCTCCTGAGCACCAGCAGTGGGGGCAAGAGCACCGTCACCCATATCAGCAGTCCTGGGACCCTGGCCCGGCTGGGCAGTGTCACTCACGTCACCAGCTTTAGCCATGCTGCCCCTGGTAGccgaggaggctacagtgtcaaG GCGGCCGAGGATGCTGGGACCCCCGTGGCCCACCCGCCTGCCTTCAGCACCCGCCGCCGCTCCTCTGCCGGCCCAGCCCGCAGCAGCAGTCTC ATGGAGCCAGAACCTGCAGAAACCCCGTCTGCAGCAGTGGAGGTGGCCAATGGCGCCCAGCAGACCCGAATGGACAAGGCACCAGAGAGGCGAAGCCCAATGAGTGCAGAGGAGCTGATGGCCATTGAGGATGAGGGTGTCCTGGACAAGATG CTGGACCAGACTACGGACTTTGAGGAGCGGAAGCTCATTCGGGCTGCGCTGCGTGAGCTTCGACAAAGGAAGAGAG ATGGTGGTGGCAGCACCATGATGCAAACCAAGACCTTCTCCTCTTCATCATCCAAGAAGATGGGCAG taTCTTCGACCGGGAGGATGAGGCCAGCCCGCGGCCTGGCAGCCTAGCGGCGCTGGAGAAACGCCAGGCGGAGAAGAAGAAGGAGCTGATGAAGGCACAAAGCCTGCCCAAGACCTCGGCCTCTCAGGCCCGCAAGGCCATGATTGAAAAGCTGGAGAAGGAAGGCGCCGCGGG CAGCCCTGGCGGACCCCGTGCAGCTGTGCAGCGCTCCACCAGCTTTGGGGTCCCCAACGCCAACAGTATCAAGCAGATGTTGCTGGACTGGTGCCGAGCCAAGACGCGTGGCTACGAG CATGTGGACATCCAGAACTTCTCCTCAAGCTGGAGTGATGGGATGGCCTTCTGCGCCCTGGTGCACAACTTCTTCCCTGAAGCCTTCGACTATGGGCAGCTCAGCCCACAGAACCGGCGCCAGAACTTCGAGGTGGCCTTCTCATCCGCTGA GACCCATGCGGACTGCCCGCAGCTCCTGGACACAGAGGACATGGTGCGGCTTCGAGAGCCTGACTGGAAGTGCGTGTACACGTACATCCAGGAGTTCTACCGCTGTCTGGTCCAGAAGGGGCTGGTAAAAACCAAAAAGTCCTAA
- the SMTN gene encoding smoothelin isoform X5, whose translation MELGASKMADETLAGLDEGALRKLLEVTADLAERRRIRSAIRELQRQELEREEEALASKRFRAERQDNKENWLHSQQREAEQQAALARLAGRLESMSDVEELTAMLRGAAEYEERKLIRAAIRRIRAQEIEAATLAGRLCSGRPNSGSREDSKGRAARRLERCEVPKPEEQEQQAEVPVPTPAPSSTSRDVTTVTLLLRAPPGGTPSPPALPESSPTSTSPEPPLEPAKGQCPAAEALGSPEPPPSPPRAASPEPQEPPAIPSTERQVVNKLLPGRTEPPAAQGPARDPSNTKRADLAGPHPCQSSLSVLSPRQPVQNREPTPLARGPSRFQRAGSIRDRVRKFTSDSPMAAGLQEGPARAALGPSTPARLSGPSHISTTPASSSSGPSSRGPSDTSSRFNKEQQGTARPLAQLQSCPQEEGPGRRGLAARPLENRAGGAVARSEEPSAPLPVAVGTAEPGASMKTTFTIEIKDGRGQASTGRVLLPTGNQRAELTLGLRAPPTLLSTSSGGKSTVTHISSPGTLARLGSVTHVTSFSHAAPGSRGGYSVKMEPEPAETPSAAVEVANGAQQTRMDKAPERRSPMSAEELMAIEDEGVLDKMLDQTTDFEERKLIRAALRELRQRKRDQRDKERERRLQEARARPGEGRGNTATKTTTRHSQQTADGSAVSTVTKTERLVHSNDGTRTARTTTVESSFVRRSENGGGSTMMQTKTFSSSSSKKMGSIFDREDEASPRPGSLAALEKRQAEKKKELMKAQSLPKTSASQARKAMIEKLEKEGAAGSPGGPRAAVQRSTSFGVPNANSIKQMLLDWCRAKTRGYEHVDIQNFSSSWSDGMAFCALVHNFFPEAFDYGQLSPQNRRQNFEVAFSSAEMLVDCVPLVEVEDMMIMGKKPDPKCVFTYVQSLYNHLRRHELRLRGKNV comes from the exons ATGGAACTAGGGGCCAGCAAGATGGCAGACGAAACATTAGCTGGGCTGGATGAGGGAGCCCTGCGGAAGCTG TTGGAAGTCACAGCAGATCTGGCAGAGCGACGGCGCATCCGCTCGGCCATCCGGGAGTTGCAGCGGCAGGAGCTGGAGCGCGAGGAGGAGGCCCTGGCATCCAAGCGCTTCCGTGCCGAGCGGCAGGACAACAAGGAGAACTGGCTGCA CTCTCAGCAGCGGGAGGCTGAGCAGCAGGCTGCTCTGGCACGGCTGGCGGGACGGCTGGAGTCCATGAGTGATGTGGAGGAGCTGACCGCGATG CTGCGAGGTGCTGCTGAGTACGAGGAACGCAAGCTCATCCGAGCCGCCATCCGCCGCATCCGGGCCCAGGAGATTGAGG ctGCCACCTTGGCTGGGAGGTTGTGCAGCGGGCGTCCCAACAGTGGCTCAAGAGAGGACAGCAAGGGGCGGGCAGCACGCAGGCTGGAACGGTGTGAG GTGCCGAAGCCAGAGGAACAGGAGCAGCAGGCAGAGGTCCCAGTGccaaccccagcccccagcagcacCAGCCGGGATGTGACCACAGTGACACTCCTGCTGCGGGCCCCACCTGGGGGCACACCCAGCCCACCTGCCTTGCCCGAAAGCTCGCCTACCTCTACCTCTCCCGAGCCTCCACTGGAGCCTGCCAAGGGCCAGTGCCCTGCTGCCGAGGCTCTGGGCAGCCCCGAGCCACCTCCCAGCCCGCCCAGGGCTGCCAGCCCTGAGCCCCAGGAGCCTCCGGCCATCCCCAGCACTGAGAGGCAGGTGGTCAACAAG CTCCTGCCTGGCCGCACAGAGCCCCCAGCTGCCCAAGGCCCCGCCAGAGATCCCTCCAACACGAAGAGAGCAG ACCTGGCTGGACCCCACCCCTGCCAAAGCTCCCTGTCTGTGCTCAGCCCCCGCCAGCCAGTCCAGAACCGAG AGCCCACCCCTCTTGCCAGAGGACCTTCCCGTTTCCAGCGAGCTGGCTCCATACGGGACCGCGTGCGCAAGTTCACATCTGATTCTCCTATGGCTGCTGGGCTCCAGGAAGGACCAGCCCGGGCAGCCCTAGGTCCCTCGACCCCGGCAAGGCTCTCAGGCCCCTCCCACATCAGCaccacccctgcctcctcctccagtggcCCCTCCTCACGGGGGCCCAGTGACACCTCCTCCCGGTTCAACAAGGAGCAGCAAGGAACAGCCCGGCCCCTGGCCCAGCTTCAGAGCTGCCCCCAGGAGGAGGGCCCTGGGAGGCGGGGTTTGGCTGCCAGGCCCCTTGAAAACAGAGCCGGGGGGGCCGTGGCCCGCTCAGAGGAGCCCAGTGCCCCGCTGCCCGTGGCCGTGGGCACTGCTGAGCCAGGGGCCAGTATGAAGACCACATTCACCATTGAGATCAAGGATGGCCGGGGCCAGGCCTCCACGGGCCGGGTGCTGCTGCCCACAGGCAACCAAAGGGCAG AACTGACGCTGGGGCTGCGGGCGCCCCCCACCCTCCTGAGCACCAGCAGTGGGGGCAAGAGCACCGTCACCCATATCAGCAGTCCTGGGACCCTGGCCCGGCTGGGCAGTGTCACTCACGTCACCAGCTTTAGCCATGCTGCCCCTGGTAGccgaggaggctacagtgtcaaG ATGGAGCCAGAACCTGCAGAAACCCCGTCTGCAGCAGTGGAGGTGGCCAATGGCGCCCAGCAGACCCGAATGGACAAGGCACCAGAGAGGCGAAGCCCAATGAGTGCAGAGGAGCTGATGGCCATTGAGGATGAGGGTGTCCTGGACAAGATG CTGGACCAGACTACGGACTTTGAGGAGCGGAAGCTCATTCGGGCTGCGCTGCGTGAGCTTCGACAAAGGAAGAGAG ACCAGCGGGACAAGGAACGGGAACGGCGGCTGCAAGAGGCACGGGCCCGGCCCGGGGAGGGCCGTGGCAACACAGCCACCAAGACCACCACGCGGCACAGCCAGCAGACAGCCGATGGCTCAGCTGTCAGCACTGTTACCAAGACCGAGCGGCTCGTCCACTCCA ATGATGGCACACGGACGGCCCGCACCACCACGGTGGAGTCGAGTTTCGTGAGGCGCTCGGAGA ATGGTGGTGGCAGCACCATGATGCAAACCAAGACCTTCTCCTCTTCATCATCCAAGAAGATGGGCAG taTCTTCGACCGGGAGGATGAGGCCAGCCCGCGGCCTGGCAGCCTAGCGGCGCTGGAGAAACGCCAGGCGGAGAAGAAGAAGGAGCTGATGAAGGCACAAAGCCTGCCCAAGACCTCGGCCTCTCAGGCCCGCAAGGCCATGATTGAAAAGCTGGAGAAGGAAGGCGCCGCGGG CAGCCCTGGCGGACCCCGTGCAGCTGTGCAGCGCTCCACCAGCTTTGGGGTCCCCAACGCCAACAGTATCAAGCAGATGTTGCTGGACTGGTGCCGAGCCAAGACGCGTGGCTACGAG CATGTGGACATCCAGAACTTCTCCTCAAGCTGGAGTGATGGGATGGCCTTCTGCGCCCTGGTGCACAACTTCTTCCCTGAAGCCTTCGACTATGGGCAGCTCAGCCCACAGAACCGGCGCCAGAACTTCGAGGTGGCCTTCTCATCCGCTGA GATGCTTGTGGACTGCGTGcccctggtggaggtggaggacaTGATGATCATGGGCAAGAAGCCCGACCCCAAGTGCGTCTTCACCTATGTGCAGTCGCTCTACAACCACCTGCGGCGCCACGAGCTGCGCCTGCGCGGCAAGAATGTCTAG
- the SMTN gene encoding smoothelin isoform X7 yields MELGASKMADETLAGLDEGALRKLLEVTADLAERRRIRSAIRELQRQELEREEEALASKRFRAERQDNKENWLHSQQREAEQQAALARLAGRLESMSDVEELTAMLRGAAEYEERKLIRAAIRRIRAQEIEAATLAGRLCSGRPNSGSREDSKGRAARRLERCEVPKPEEQEQQAEVPVPTPAPSSTSRDVTTVTLLLRAPPGGTPSPPALPESSPTSTSPEPPLEPAKGQCPAAEALGSPEPPPSPPRAASPEPQEPPAIPSTERQVVNKLLPGRTEPPAAQGPARDPSNTKRADLAGPHPCQSSLSVLSPRQPVQNREPTPLARGPSRFQRAGSIRDRVRKFTSDSPMAAGLQEGPARAALGPSTPARLSGPSHISTTPASSSSGPSSRGPSDTSSRFNKEQQGTARPLAQLQSCPQEEGPGRRGLAARPLENRAGGAVARSEEPSAPLPVAVGTAEPGASMKTTFTIEIKDGRGQASTGRVLLPTGNQRAELTLGLRAPPTLLSTSSGGKSTVTHISSPGTLARLGSVTHVTSFSHAAPGSRGGYSVKAAEDAGTPVAHPPAFSTRRRSSAGPARSSSLMEPEPAETPSAAVEVANGAQQTRMDKAPERRSPMSAEELMAIEDEGVLDKMLDQTTDFEERKLIRAALRELRQRKRDGGGSTMMQTKTFSSSSSKKMGSIFDREDEASPRPGSLAALEKRQAEKKKELMKAQSLPKTSASQARKAMIEKLEKEGAAGSPGGPRAAVQRSTSFGVPNANSIKQMLLDWCRAKTRGYEHVDIQNFSSSWSDGMAFCALVHNFFPEAFDYGQLSPQNRRQNFEVAFSSAEMLVDCVPLVEVEDMMIMGKKPDPKCVFTYVQSLYNHLRRHELRLRGKNV; encoded by the exons ATGGAACTAGGGGCCAGCAAGATGGCAGACGAAACATTAGCTGGGCTGGATGAGGGAGCCCTGCGGAAGCTG TTGGAAGTCACAGCAGATCTGGCAGAGCGACGGCGCATCCGCTCGGCCATCCGGGAGTTGCAGCGGCAGGAGCTGGAGCGCGAGGAGGAGGCCCTGGCATCCAAGCGCTTCCGTGCCGAGCGGCAGGACAACAAGGAGAACTGGCTGCA CTCTCAGCAGCGGGAGGCTGAGCAGCAGGCTGCTCTGGCACGGCTGGCGGGACGGCTGGAGTCCATGAGTGATGTGGAGGAGCTGACCGCGATG CTGCGAGGTGCTGCTGAGTACGAGGAACGCAAGCTCATCCGAGCCGCCATCCGCCGCATCCGGGCCCAGGAGATTGAGG ctGCCACCTTGGCTGGGAGGTTGTGCAGCGGGCGTCCCAACAGTGGCTCAAGAGAGGACAGCAAGGGGCGGGCAGCACGCAGGCTGGAACGGTGTGAG GTGCCGAAGCCAGAGGAACAGGAGCAGCAGGCAGAGGTCCCAGTGccaaccccagcccccagcagcacCAGCCGGGATGTGACCACAGTGACACTCCTGCTGCGGGCCCCACCTGGGGGCACACCCAGCCCACCTGCCTTGCCCGAAAGCTCGCCTACCTCTACCTCTCCCGAGCCTCCACTGGAGCCTGCCAAGGGCCAGTGCCCTGCTGCCGAGGCTCTGGGCAGCCCCGAGCCACCTCCCAGCCCGCCCAGGGCTGCCAGCCCTGAGCCCCAGGAGCCTCCGGCCATCCCCAGCACTGAGAGGCAGGTGGTCAACAAG CTCCTGCCTGGCCGCACAGAGCCCCCAGCTGCCCAAGGCCCCGCCAGAGATCCCTCCAACACGAAGAGAGCAG ACCTGGCTGGACCCCACCCCTGCCAAAGCTCCCTGTCTGTGCTCAGCCCCCGCCAGCCAGTCCAGAACCGAG AGCCCACCCCTCTTGCCAGAGGACCTTCCCGTTTCCAGCGAGCTGGCTCCATACGGGACCGCGTGCGCAAGTTCACATCTGATTCTCCTATGGCTGCTGGGCTCCAGGAAGGACCAGCCCGGGCAGCCCTAGGTCCCTCGACCCCGGCAAGGCTCTCAGGCCCCTCCCACATCAGCaccacccctgcctcctcctccagtggcCCCTCCTCACGGGGGCCCAGTGACACCTCCTCCCGGTTCAACAAGGAGCAGCAAGGAACAGCCCGGCCCCTGGCCCAGCTTCAGAGCTGCCCCCAGGAGGAGGGCCCTGGGAGGCGGGGTTTGGCTGCCAGGCCCCTTGAAAACAGAGCCGGGGGGGCCGTGGCCCGCTCAGAGGAGCCCAGTGCCCCGCTGCCCGTGGCCGTGGGCACTGCTGAGCCAGGGGCCAGTATGAAGACCACATTCACCATTGAGATCAAGGATGGCCGGGGCCAGGCCTCCACGGGCCGGGTGCTGCTGCCCACAGGCAACCAAAGGGCAG AACTGACGCTGGGGCTGCGGGCGCCCCCCACCCTCCTGAGCACCAGCAGTGGGGGCAAGAGCACCGTCACCCATATCAGCAGTCCTGGGACCCTGGCCCGGCTGGGCAGTGTCACTCACGTCACCAGCTTTAGCCATGCTGCCCCTGGTAGccgaggaggctacagtgtcaaG GCGGCCGAGGATGCTGGGACCCCCGTGGCCCACCCGCCTGCCTTCAGCACCCGCCGCCGCTCCTCTGCCGGCCCAGCCCGCAGCAGCAGTCTC ATGGAGCCAGAACCTGCAGAAACCCCGTCTGCAGCAGTGGAGGTGGCCAATGGCGCCCAGCAGACCCGAATGGACAAGGCACCAGAGAGGCGAAGCCCAATGAGTGCAGAGGAGCTGATGGCCATTGAGGATGAGGGTGTCCTGGACAAGATG CTGGACCAGACTACGGACTTTGAGGAGCGGAAGCTCATTCGGGCTGCGCTGCGTGAGCTTCGACAAAGGAAGAGAG ATGGTGGTGGCAGCACCATGATGCAAACCAAGACCTTCTCCTCTTCATCATCCAAGAAGATGGGCAG taTCTTCGACCGGGAGGATGAGGCCAGCCCGCGGCCTGGCAGCCTAGCGGCGCTGGAGAAACGCCAGGCGGAGAAGAAGAAGGAGCTGATGAAGGCACAAAGCCTGCCCAAGACCTCGGCCTCTCAGGCCCGCAAGGCCATGATTGAAAAGCTGGAGAAGGAAGGCGCCGCGGG CAGCCCTGGCGGACCCCGTGCAGCTGTGCAGCGCTCCACCAGCTTTGGGGTCCCCAACGCCAACAGTATCAAGCAGATGTTGCTGGACTGGTGCCGAGCCAAGACGCGTGGCTACGAG CATGTGGACATCCAGAACTTCTCCTCAAGCTGGAGTGATGGGATGGCCTTCTGCGCCCTGGTGCACAACTTCTTCCCTGAAGCCTTCGACTATGGGCAGCTCAGCCCACAGAACCGGCGCCAGAACTTCGAGGTGGCCTTCTCATCCGCTGA GATGCTTGTGGACTGCGTGcccctggtggaggtggaggacaTGATGATCATGGGCAAGAAGCCCGACCCCAAGTGCGTCTTCACCTATGTGCAGTCGCTCTACAACCACCTGCGGCGCCACGAGCTGCGCCTGCGCGGCAAGAATGTCTAG
- the SMTN gene encoding smoothelin isoform X3: MELGASKMADETLAGLDEGALRKLLEVTADLAERRRIRSAIRELQRQELEREEEALASKRFRAERQDNKENWLHSQQREAEQQAALARLAGRLESMSDVEELTAMLRGAAEYEERKLIRAAIRRIRAQEIEAATLAGRLCSGRPNSGSREDSKGRAARRLERCEVPKPEEQEQQAEVPVPTPAPSSTSRDVTTVTLLLRAPPGGTPSPPALPESSPTSTSPEPPLEPAKGQCPAAEALGSPEPPPSPPRAASPEPQEPPAIPSTERQVVNKLLPGRTEPPAAQGPARDPSNTKRADLAGPHPCQSSLSVLSPRQPVQNREPTPLARGPSRFQRAGSIRDRVRKFTSDSPMAAGLQEGPARAALGPSTPARLSGPSHISTTPASSSSGPSSRGPSDTSSRFNKEQQGTARPLAQLQSCPQEEGPGRRGLAARPLENRAGGAVARSEEPSAPLPVAVGTAEPGASMKTTFTIEIKDGRGQASTGRVLLPTGNQRAELTLGLRAPPTLLSTSSGGKSTVTHISSPGTLARLGSVTHVTSFSHAAPGSRGGYSVKAAEDAGTPVAHPPAFSTRRRSSAGPARSSSLMEPEPAETPSAAVEVANGAQQTRMDKAPERRSPMSAEELMAIEDEGVLDKMLDQTTDFEERKLIRAALRELRQRKRDQRDKERERRLQEARARPGEGRGNTATKTTTRHSQQTADGSAVSTVTKTERLVHSNDGTRTARTTTVESSFVRRSENGGGSTMMQTKTFSSSSSKKMGSIFDREDEASPRPGSLAALEKRQAEKKKELMKAQSLPKTSASQARKAMIEKLEKEGAAGSPGGPRAAVQRSTSFGVPNANSIKQMLLDWCRAKTRGYEHVDIQNFSSSWSDGMAFCALVHNFFPEAFDYGQLSPQNRRQNFEVAFSSAETHADCPQLLDTEDMVRLREPDWKCVYTYIQEFYRCLVQKGLVKTKKS, from the exons ATGGAACTAGGGGCCAGCAAGATGGCAGACGAAACATTAGCTGGGCTGGATGAGGGAGCCCTGCGGAAGCTG TTGGAAGTCACAGCAGATCTGGCAGAGCGACGGCGCATCCGCTCGGCCATCCGGGAGTTGCAGCGGCAGGAGCTGGAGCGCGAGGAGGAGGCCCTGGCATCCAAGCGCTTCCGTGCCGAGCGGCAGGACAACAAGGAGAACTGGCTGCA CTCTCAGCAGCGGGAGGCTGAGCAGCAGGCTGCTCTGGCACGGCTGGCGGGACGGCTGGAGTCCATGAGTGATGTGGAGGAGCTGACCGCGATG CTGCGAGGTGCTGCTGAGTACGAGGAACGCAAGCTCATCCGAGCCGCCATCCGCCGCATCCGGGCCCAGGAGATTGAGG ctGCCACCTTGGCTGGGAGGTTGTGCAGCGGGCGTCCCAACAGTGGCTCAAGAGAGGACAGCAAGGGGCGGGCAGCACGCAGGCTGGAACGGTGTGAG GTGCCGAAGCCAGAGGAACAGGAGCAGCAGGCAGAGGTCCCAGTGccaaccccagcccccagcagcacCAGCCGGGATGTGACCACAGTGACACTCCTGCTGCGGGCCCCACCTGGGGGCACACCCAGCCCACCTGCCTTGCCCGAAAGCTCGCCTACCTCTACCTCTCCCGAGCCTCCACTGGAGCCTGCCAAGGGCCAGTGCCCTGCTGCCGAGGCTCTGGGCAGCCCCGAGCCACCTCCCAGCCCGCCCAGGGCTGCCAGCCCTGAGCCCCAGGAGCCTCCGGCCATCCCCAGCACTGAGAGGCAGGTGGTCAACAAG CTCCTGCCTGGCCGCACAGAGCCCCCAGCTGCCCAAGGCCCCGCCAGAGATCCCTCCAACACGAAGAGAGCAG ACCTGGCTGGACCCCACCCCTGCCAAAGCTCCCTGTCTGTGCTCAGCCCCCGCCAGCCAGTCCAGAACCGAG AGCCCACCCCTCTTGCCAGAGGACCTTCCCGTTTCCAGCGAGCTGGCTCCATACGGGACCGCGTGCGCAAGTTCACATCTGATTCTCCTATGGCTGCTGGGCTCCAGGAAGGACCAGCCCGGGCAGCCCTAGGTCCCTCGACCCCGGCAAGGCTCTCAGGCCCCTCCCACATCAGCaccacccctgcctcctcctccagtggcCCCTCCTCACGGGGGCCCAGTGACACCTCCTCCCGGTTCAACAAGGAGCAGCAAGGAACAGCCCGGCCCCTGGCCCAGCTTCAGAGCTGCCCCCAGGAGGAGGGCCCTGGGAGGCGGGGTTTGGCTGCCAGGCCCCTTGAAAACAGAGCCGGGGGGGCCGTGGCCCGCTCAGAGGAGCCCAGTGCCCCGCTGCCCGTGGCCGTGGGCACTGCTGAGCCAGGGGCCAGTATGAAGACCACATTCACCATTGAGATCAAGGATGGCCGGGGCCAGGCCTCCACGGGCCGGGTGCTGCTGCCCACAGGCAACCAAAGGGCAG AACTGACGCTGGGGCTGCGGGCGCCCCCCACCCTCCTGAGCACCAGCAGTGGGGGCAAGAGCACCGTCACCCATATCAGCAGTCCTGGGACCCTGGCCCGGCTGGGCAGTGTCACTCACGTCACCAGCTTTAGCCATGCTGCCCCTGGTAGccgaggaggctacagtgtcaaG GCGGCCGAGGATGCTGGGACCCCCGTGGCCCACCCGCCTGCCTTCAGCACCCGCCGCCGCTCCTCTGCCGGCCCAGCCCGCAGCAGCAGTCTC ATGGAGCCAGAACCTGCAGAAACCCCGTCTGCAGCAGTGGAGGTGGCCAATGGCGCCCAGCAGACCCGAATGGACAAGGCACCAGAGAGGCGAAGCCCAATGAGTGCAGAGGAGCTGATGGCCATTGAGGATGAGGGTGTCCTGGACAAGATG CTGGACCAGACTACGGACTTTGAGGAGCGGAAGCTCATTCGGGCTGCGCTGCGTGAGCTTCGACAAAGGAAGAGAG ACCAGCGGGACAAGGAACGGGAACGGCGGCTGCAAGAGGCACGGGCCCGGCCCGGGGAGGGCCGTGGCAACACAGCCACCAAGACCACCACGCGGCACAGCCAGCAGACAGCCGATGGCTCAGCTGTCAGCACTGTTACCAAGACCGAGCGGCTCGTCCACTCCA ATGATGGCACACGGACGGCCCGCACCACCACGGTGGAGTCGAGTTTCGTGAGGCGCTCGGAGA ATGGTGGTGGCAGCACCATGATGCAAACCAAGACCTTCTCCTCTTCATCATCCAAGAAGATGGGCAG taTCTTCGACCGGGAGGATGAGGCCAGCCCGCGGCCTGGCAGCCTAGCGGCGCTGGAGAAACGCCAGGCGGAGAAGAAGAAGGAGCTGATGAAGGCACAAAGCCTGCCCAAGACCTCGGCCTCTCAGGCCCGCAAGGCCATGATTGAAAAGCTGGAGAAGGAAGGCGCCGCGGG CAGCCCTGGCGGACCCCGTGCAGCTGTGCAGCGCTCCACCAGCTTTGGGGTCCCCAACGCCAACAGTATCAAGCAGATGTTGCTGGACTGGTGCCGAGCCAAGACGCGTGGCTACGAG CATGTGGACATCCAGAACTTCTCCTCAAGCTGGAGTGATGGGATGGCCTTCTGCGCCCTGGTGCACAACTTCTTCCCTGAAGCCTTCGACTATGGGCAGCTCAGCCCACAGAACCGGCGCCAGAACTTCGAGGTGGCCTTCTCATCCGCTGA GACCCATGCGGACTGCCCGCAGCTCCTGGACACAGAGGACATGGTGCGGCTTCGAGAGCCTGACTGGAAGTGCGTGTACACGTACATCCAGGAGTTCTACCGCTGTCTGGTCCAGAAGGGGCTGGTAAAAACCAAAAAGTCCTAA